A genomic window from Bradyrhizobium lupini includes:
- a CDS encoding YdiU family protein, translating into MTVHFPFQNSYSALPDSFFARVAPTPVAAPRLIKLNRPLAVQLGLDPDVLETPEGAEILAGKTVPAGADPIAMAYAGHQFGQFVPQLGDGRAVLLGEVIDKDGIRRDIQLKGSGPTPFSRRGDGRAALGPVLREYIVSEAMFALGIPTTRSLAAVVTGEHVIRETALPGAVLTRVASSHIRVGTFQFFAVRRDTDAIRRLADHVIARHYPEVLGAERPYHALLGGVVARQADLVARWLLVGFIHGVMNTDNSSISGETIDYGPCAFMDAYNPSQVFSSIDEMGRYAYANQPRIALWNLTRLAECLLPLFSDDQEKAVAEAQDILGAFSDTFSDAYQAGLRKKIGLFTERDGDDALIQDLLDAMAKNQADFTLTFRKLGDAAGDPAADDARAQFMDPAAFDEWARRWHERTALEPQTAAERQAAMHAVNPMFIPRNHRVEAVIQAAVNDDDYTPFEEFVMVLAKPFEGQPDYAAYADPPLPEQRVLQTFCGT; encoded by the coding sequence ATGACAGTCCATTTCCCGTTCCAGAACTCCTATTCGGCGCTGCCGGACAGCTTTTTCGCCCGGGTCGCACCGACGCCGGTGGCAGCGCCCCGGCTGATCAAGCTGAACCGGCCGCTGGCGGTCCAGCTCGGGCTGGATCCTGATGTGCTGGAAACCCCTGAGGGCGCCGAAATCCTGGCCGGCAAGACGGTTCCCGCCGGCGCCGATCCGATCGCCATGGCCTATGCCGGCCACCAGTTCGGGCAATTCGTTCCGCAGCTGGGCGACGGACGGGCGGTCCTGCTCGGCGAGGTCATCGACAAGGACGGCATCCGCCGCGACATCCAGCTCAAGGGCTCCGGTCCCACCCCATTCTCCCGCCGCGGCGACGGCCGTGCCGCGCTCGGGCCGGTGCTGCGCGAATACATCGTCAGCGAGGCGATGTTCGCATTGGGCATCCCCACCACGCGCTCACTCGCTGCCGTCGTCACCGGCGAGCACGTCATCCGCGAGACCGCGCTGCCCGGCGCGGTGCTGACCCGCGTCGCCTCGAGCCATATCCGCGTCGGCACCTTCCAGTTCTTCGCCGTCCGCCGCGACACCGATGCCATTCGCCGGCTCGCCGACCACGTCATCGCCAGGCACTATCCGGAGGTGCTCGGCGCCGAGCGGCCCTATCACGCGCTGCTCGGTGGCGTCGTCGCACGCCAGGCCGATCTGGTCGCACGCTGGCTGCTAGTCGGCTTCATCCACGGCGTGATGAACACCGACAACTCATCGATATCAGGCGAGACCATCGATTACGGTCCGTGCGCCTTCATGGACGCCTACAATCCGTCGCAAGTGTTTTCCTCGATCGACGAGATGGGCCGCTACGCCTATGCCAACCAGCCGCGCATCGCGCTGTGGAATCTGACCCGGCTTGCCGAATGCCTGCTGCCGCTGTTTTCCGACGATCAGGAAAAGGCGGTCGCCGAGGCCCAGGACATTCTTGGCGCCTTCTCCGACACGTTCAGCGACGCCTATCAGGCGGGCCTGCGCAAGAAAATCGGCCTGTTCACGGAGCGCGACGGCGACGACGCGCTGATCCAGGACCTGCTGGACGCCATGGCCAAGAACCAGGCCGACTTCACCCTCACCTTCCGCAAACTCGGCGACGCCGCTGGCGATCCGGCTGCTGACGATGCACGCGCGCAATTCATGGACCCCGCGGCGTTCGACGAGTGGGCCAGGCGCTGGCACGAGCGCACGGCGCTGGAGCCGCAAACCGCAGCCGAACGGCAAGCCGCCATGCACGCCGTCAACCCGATGTTCATCCCGCGCAACCACCGCGTCGAGGCCGTGATCCAGGCCGCGGTCAACGATGACGACTACACGCCGTTCGAGGAATTCGTGATGGTGCTGGCTAAACCGTTCGAGGGCCAGCCGGACTATGCAGCCTACGCCGATCCGCCGCTGCCGGAGCAGCGGGTGCTGCAGACGTTCTGCGGGACGTGA
- a CDS encoding zinc-dependent alcohol dehydrogenase family protein translates to MARVVRFHRHGGPEVLRIETVDVAPPGRREVQIRVKALGLNRAEALLRKGTYIETATFPSGLGLEAAGIVEAIGEGVSGFSPGEVVSIVPPVSMVRWPAYGELVTFPAEFVVKHPPELGFDAAAAVWMQYLTAFGALVDIAGLERGESVVITAASSSVGLAAIQIANRIGAIPIAVTRTSIKRQALRDAGAADVIASVEEDIRSRLQDIVGSNGVRVVFDAVGGPIFGPLTAAMSPGGVLIEYGGLSPEPTPFPLVNVLTKSLTLRGYLVHEIIRDPARLAKAKTFILDGLRDGALQPIIAKTFQFEEIVEAHRFLESNEQFGKIVVTI, encoded by the coding sequence ATGGCGCGCGTCGTTCGCTTCCACAGACATGGTGGCCCCGAGGTGCTGCGCATCGAGACCGTCGACGTCGCGCCGCCAGGGAGGCGCGAGGTGCAGATCAGGGTCAAGGCCCTCGGGCTCAATCGCGCGGAAGCGCTCTTGCGGAAGGGGACCTATATCGAGACCGCGACCTTTCCGTCCGGCCTCGGTCTCGAGGCCGCCGGCATCGTCGAGGCGATCGGCGAAGGCGTGAGCGGCTTCTCGCCGGGCGAGGTCGTCAGCATCGTGCCGCCCGTGTCGATGGTGCGATGGCCGGCTTATGGCGAGCTCGTCACGTTTCCGGCGGAGTTCGTCGTGAAGCACCCGCCCGAGCTCGGCTTCGACGCCGCGGCCGCGGTATGGATGCAATATCTGACGGCGTTCGGCGCTCTGGTCGATATTGCTGGGCTGGAGCGAGGGGAGTCCGTAGTCATCACCGCGGCGTCGAGTAGCGTCGGGCTTGCAGCGATTCAGATCGCGAACCGGATCGGTGCGATCCCGATTGCAGTGACGCGAACCTCGATCAAGCGGCAGGCCCTGCGCGATGCTGGCGCCGCCGACGTCATCGCCTCCGTGGAAGAGGACATCCGGTCACGGCTGCAGGACATTGTCGGCTCAAACGGCGTTCGCGTGGTGTTCGACGCGGTCGGCGGTCCCATATTTGGGCCGCTCACCGCCGCGATGTCGCCGGGTGGCGTTCTCATCGAATATGGCGGCCTGAGCCCAGAGCCAACGCCGTTTCCGCTGGTCAACGTACTGACCAAGAGCCTGACGCTGCGCGGCTATCTCGTGCACGAGATCATCCGCGACCCCGCGCGGCTTGCTAAGGCGAAGACCTTCATCCTCGACGGGCTGCGGGACGGCGCATTGCAACCGATCATCGCCAAAACGTTTCAGTTTGAGGAGATCGTCGAAGCGCATCGCTTTCTGGAGTCAAACGAGCAGTTCGGCAAGATCGTGGTAACGATCTGA
- a CDS encoding LysR family transcriptional regulator — translation MDRLTSMAVFVKAVDVGSFAAAADALEMSGPMVGKHVRFLEERLGVRLLNRTTRRQSLTETGQAYYERCRTVLAEAVAADAVASDELSEPRGRLRVTVPALLGRHCIAPLLMKLARRYPHLELDLSFGDPIADIIEGRYDLAIRTGDLHDQSGLMTRRIASQRMVVCGTRSYLRANGKPKSLDDLAQHQAIIYRRSGRVRPWLFPREGQPPSEIVPAGRLRLDDLDAIADAASQGMGLAWLPYWLVRERLRAGRLVTLLSGQPGFLYDCHALWPRSSRMPPKVRAAVDALAAALPKLMT, via the coding sequence ATGGACCGCCTGACCAGCATGGCCGTCTTCGTCAAGGCGGTGGATGTGGGCTCGTTCGCCGCTGCCGCCGATGCGCTCGAAATGTCGGGGCCAATGGTCGGCAAGCACGTTCGTTTCCTCGAGGAGCGCCTGGGCGTCCGCCTCCTCAACCGCACCACACGGCGCCAGAGCCTGACCGAGACTGGCCAAGCCTACTACGAGCGCTGCCGCACTGTGCTCGCTGAAGCCGTGGCCGCCGACGCCGTCGCTTCCGATGAATTGTCCGAGCCGCGTGGCCGGCTCCGCGTGACCGTGCCCGCCCTGCTGGGCCGGCACTGCATCGCCCCCTTGCTGATGAAGCTCGCGCGACGATATCCCCATCTGGAGCTCGATCTCTCGTTCGGCGACCCGATCGCTGACATCATCGAGGGCCGCTATGATCTTGCGATCCGGACCGGCGATCTACACGATCAATCCGGCCTGATGACGCGGCGCATCGCAAGCCAGCGCATGGTGGTGTGCGGCACGCGCTCGTACTTGCGCGCCAACGGCAAGCCGAAATCGCTCGACGATCTTGCCCAGCATCAGGCGATCATCTATCGCCGCTCCGGACGCGTCCGGCCGTGGCTGTTTCCCCGCGAGGGCCAGCCTCCGAGCGAAATCGTGCCGGCGGGAAGGCTCAGGCTCGACGATCTCGACGCGATCGCGGACGCCGCGTCACAGGGGATGGGACTGGCCTGGCTGCCATACTGGCTAGTCCGCGAACGCCTGCGCGCCGGTAGACTCGTCACTCTGTTGAGCGGTCAGCCGGGATTTCTCTACGACTGTCACGCGCTCTGGCCACGCTCGTCCCGGATGCCGCCGAAAGTTCGCGCCGCCGTGGACGCCTTGGCGGCCGCCCTGCCGAAGCTCATGACCTGA
- the rnd gene encoding ribonuclease D, which yields MDLITTTADLAAACSRLAKHPVITVDTEFLRETTYYPLLCVVQMASAEEAIVIDTLAEGVDLKPFFELMGNEGVLKVFHAARQDIEIIWHQAGIIPHPVFDTQVAAMVLGYGDSIAYDALVEKVTGHRPDKTHRFTDWSRRPLTKEQMHYAVSDVTHLRDVFAALDADLKKRRRSEWVSIEMEVLTSPKTYDFHPERAWERLKTRVRKPKDLAVLMEVAAWREQEAQSRDVPRGRVLRDEAVSDIATHAPNTIEKLANLRSVPKGFEKSKWGADIVAAVERGLARDHATLPKLEKPRNNNNGAAIVELLKVLLRMTAERHAVASKVIATVDDLEEIAADDEADVPALRGWRRELFGEAALKLKRGELALAVEKGRVIGVQRAE from the coding sequence ATGGATTTGATTACCACCACCGCTGACCTTGCGGCTGCCTGCAGCCGGCTGGCCAAGCACCCCGTCATTACCGTCGATACCGAGTTCCTGCGCGAGACCACCTATTACCCGCTGCTGTGCGTGGTGCAGATGGCCAGCGCCGAGGAAGCAATCGTCATCGACACCCTGGCCGAGGGCGTCGACCTCAAGCCGTTCTTCGAGCTGATGGGCAACGAGGGCGTGTTGAAGGTGTTCCACGCCGCCCGCCAGGACATCGAGATCATCTGGCACCAGGCGGGTATCATCCCGCACCCGGTGTTCGATACCCAGGTCGCGGCCATGGTGCTCGGCTACGGCGACAGCATCGCCTACGACGCCCTGGTCGAGAAGGTCACCGGACACCGCCCGGACAAGACCCACCGCTTCACCGACTGGTCGCGCCGGCCGCTGACCAAGGAGCAGATGCACTACGCCGTGTCCGACGTCACGCATCTGCGCGACGTGTTCGCAGCGCTCGATGCCGACCTTAAAAAGCGCCGGCGCAGCGAATGGGTCTCGATCGAGATGGAAGTCCTGACCTCGCCCAAGACCTACGACTTCCATCCCGAGCGCGCCTGGGAACGGCTCAAGACGCGGGTGCGCAAGCCCAAGGACCTTGCGGTCCTAATGGAGGTCGCCGCCTGGCGCGAGCAGGAGGCGCAGAGCCGCGACGTGCCGCGAGGCCGCGTGCTGCGCGACGAGGCCGTCAGCGACATCGCGACCCATGCGCCGAACACGATCGAGAAGCTCGCAAACCTGCGCTCCGTGCCGAAGGGTTTTGAGAAATCCAAATGGGGCGCCGACATCGTCGCCGCTGTCGAGCGCGGGCTGGCGCGCGATCACGCCACGCTGCCGAAGCTGGAAAAGCCGCGCAACAATAACAATGGCGCCGCGATCGTCGAGCTGTTGAAGGTGTTGCTGCGCATGACCGCGGAGCGCCATGCGGTCGCCAGCAAGGTGATTGCGACCGTCGACGATCTCGAGGAGATTGCGGCCGACGACGAGGCCGATGTGCCGGCGCTACGCGGCTGGCGCCGCGAGCTGTTCGGCGAGGCCGCCCTGAAACTGAAGCGCGGCGAGCTGGCGCTGGCGGTCGAGAAAGGCCGCGTGATCGGGGTTCAGCGAGCGGAATAG
- a CDS encoding aspartate aminotransferase family protein: protein MSMLPNSQEARDVAYQLHPYTNARAHQQAGPLVIERGEGPYVFDASGKRYFEAMAGLWSVGLGFNEKRLVDAAHKQMLALPFYHTFSAKSHGPSIDLAEKLVALAPVPMSKVFFTNSGSEANDTVLKLIAYRSNALGQPQRKKVISRMRAYHGVTIASASLTGLPNNHRSFDLPLPNILHTGSPHFYKDGAPGESEEAFATRRAEELDALIQKEGPDTIAAFFGEPVMGAGGVIVPPATYWDKIQKVLNKYDILLVADEVICGFGRTGKMFGCETYGIKPDAIVVSKQITSSYFPLSAIMMNDRMFEPIADESNKIGVLGHGFTAGGHPVGSAIALENLKIIEERGLVAHAAELGGYMQGKLRELTSHPLVGEVRGVGMIAAIELVLDKARKTAAATPGAVGGMASRMLQERGVISRNMLDAIAICPPLIVTKTQIDELVAAISGVLDDMKPEVAKLTPA, encoded by the coding sequence ATGTCCATGCTGCCCAATTCGCAAGAGGCCCGGGATGTGGCCTACCAGCTCCATCCCTACACCAACGCGCGCGCCCATCAGCAGGCCGGTCCCCTGGTGATCGAACGCGGCGAGGGGCCTTACGTGTTCGATGCGTCGGGCAAGCGCTATTTCGAGGCGATGGCAGGCCTGTGGAGCGTCGGGCTCGGCTTCAACGAGAAGCGGCTGGTCGACGCCGCGCACAAGCAGATGCTGGCGCTGCCATTCTATCATACCTTCTCCGCCAAATCGCACGGGCCCTCGATCGATCTCGCCGAGAAGCTGGTCGCGCTTGCGCCTGTGCCGATGAGCAAGGTGTTCTTCACCAACTCCGGCTCGGAGGCCAACGACACCGTTCTGAAGTTGATTGCCTATCGCTCCAATGCGCTCGGCCAGCCACAGCGCAAGAAGGTGATCAGCCGGATGCGCGCCTATCACGGCGTCACCATTGCGTCCGCCAGCCTCACCGGCCTGCCGAACAACCACCGCTCTTTCGACTTGCCGCTCCCGAACATCTTGCACACGGGCTCGCCGCATTTCTACAAGGACGGCGCGCCCGGCGAGAGCGAGGAAGCGTTCGCGACGCGGCGGGCCGAGGAACTCGATGCGCTGATCCAGAAGGAAGGCCCGGACACGATCGCTGCGTTCTTCGGCGAGCCGGTGATGGGCGCGGGCGGCGTCATCGTGCCGCCGGCGACCTATTGGGACAAGATCCAGAAGGTGCTGAACAAGTACGACATCCTGTTGGTCGCCGACGAGGTCATCTGCGGCTTCGGCCGCACCGGCAAGATGTTCGGCTGCGAAACCTACGGCATCAAGCCCGACGCCATCGTGGTCTCCAAGCAGATCACCTCGAGCTATTTCCCGCTGTCGGCCATCATGATGAACGATCGCATGTTCGAACCGATCGCCGACGAGAGCAACAAGATCGGCGTGCTCGGCCACGGCTTCACCGCGGGCGGCCATCCGGTCGGCTCGGCGATTGCGCTCGAGAATTTGAAGATCATCGAGGAGCGGGGCCTGGTTGCGCACGCCGCCGAGCTCGGTGGCTACATGCAAGGCAAGCTGCGTGAACTCACCAGCCATCCACTGGTGGGCGAGGTCCGCGGTGTCGGCATGATCGCTGCGATCGAACTGGTGCTGGACAAGGCGCGCAAGACCGCAGCGGCAACGCCGGGCGCCGTCGGCGGCATGGCCAGCCGCATGCTGCAGGAGCGCGGCGTTATCTCGCGCAACATGCTCGATGCCATTGCCATCTGCCCGCCGCTGATCGTCACCAAGACCCAGATCGACGAGCTGGTCGCGGCGATTTCAGGTGTGCTGGACGACATGAAGCCGGAAGTGGCGAAGCTGACGCCGGCGTAG
- a CDS encoding isochorismatase family protein, producing MLVSITDDPPILVCADLQVEYLTPGRRHVILDGDAATARCVELLTFWRDNLWPVMHLKRIAQAAWFNPASKLTDWIAEAKPRPGEMTFEHPLPSAYSSARFVDYMSNIRNVRCVLAGFSLDETVLATAIDGFHRSHRFQLVADAVACRQPGTGDAAAYKHAVVNVIGNFATIQSSAELIRTSGAVAV from the coding sequence ATGCTGGTTTCCATCACAGACGATCCGCCGATCCTGGTCTGCGCGGATCTCCAGGTCGAATATCTGACCCCCGGACGTCGCCACGTCATCCTCGACGGCGATGCCGCAACGGCGCGCTGCGTGGAACTGCTGACGTTCTGGCGCGACAATCTCTGGCCGGTGATGCATCTGAAGCGCATCGCGCAGGCGGCCTGGTTCAATCCGGCATCCAAGCTGACCGATTGGATCGCGGAGGCGAAGCCGCGGCCGGGAGAAATGACCTTCGAGCACCCGCTGCCGTCGGCCTACAGTTCGGCGCGGTTTGTGGACTACATGTCCAATATCCGCAATGTCCGTTGCGTGCTCGCGGGCTTTTCCCTGGACGAAACCGTCCTGGCCACCGCTATTGACGGGTTTCACCGCAGTCATCGCTTCCAGCTGGTGGCCGACGCGGTGGCCTGCCGGCAGCCGGGGACTGGCGATGCTGCCGCCTACAAGCATGCGGTAGTGAATGTGATCGGGAATTTTGCTACAATCCAGTCCAGCGCCGAACTGATCAGAACCAGCGGCGCCGTTGCGGTGTAG
- a CDS encoding GNAT family N-acetyltransferase: MHGTRIPLAKPDSRAITIRLARDLTDLMLVTSIRSAVYLAEQDCPFDEEFDGNDMVAAHFIGYVGNEPAGCLRVRFFGDFAKVERLAVRHQYRRSRVSFKLVQASVDYVKRKGFRKIYGQAQDRLVDFWAHFGAKPLGHNRKITFSDFSYTEMLLEIEPGPDAITLDSDPYVIIRPEGDWDRPGVLDASAGRAVTSPLRDVALAGR, from the coding sequence ATGCACGGTACTAGGATTCCTCTCGCCAAGCCCGATTCCCGCGCCATCACCATTCGCCTCGCGCGCGATCTCACCGATCTCATGCTGGTCACCTCGATCCGCTCAGCCGTCTATCTCGCCGAGCAGGATTGCCCGTTCGATGAAGAGTTCGACGGCAACGACATGGTCGCCGCGCATTTCATCGGCTATGTCGGCAACGAGCCTGCGGGCTGTCTGCGGGTGCGGTTCTTCGGCGATTTCGCCAAGGTGGAACGGCTTGCGGTGCGGCACCAATACCGGCGGTCGCGGGTCTCGTTCAAGCTGGTACAAGCGAGCGTCGACTATGTGAAGCGCAAGGGCTTTCGCAAGATCTACGGTCAGGCGCAGGACCGGCTGGTCGATTTCTGGGCCCATTTCGGCGCCAAGCCGCTTGGTCACAATCGCAAGATCACATTTTCCGACTTCTCCTACACAGAAATGCTGCTGGAGATCGAACCGGGCCCGGATGCCATTACGCTGGACAGCGATCCTTACGTGATCATCCGCCCCGAGGGCGATTGGGACCGGCCGGGCGTGCTCGACGCCTCGGCAGGACGGGCCGTGACGTCGCCGCTGCGGGACGTCGCGCTCGCTGGCCGTTGA
- a CDS encoding LysR family transcriptional regulator — MQQLLHRGAAVMQHREETLDMSWDDLKLFLACAKYKSFRNAAEELGLTSTTLMRRIDRLEESIDCKLFLRDQSGLTLSDEGSAMIADVAHMERHAFNVFRRASRSSNDMSGTVRVAVTEGPGNFWILPRLIDFQKTYRKITVDLRCAMEQADVARLESDIAIQLEPPTNPDLIVAKLGRLHIYPFVSKEYENLYGVPATLAELKNHRIIKQSAPQVDDGAYARVLGLKSLEGIVGIKTNSSVGVLYAVERGAGIGFLPTVSIALGAPLVAVDLGVSHHADLWLTYHKEFRASERHKIVVDWLKKIFDPKIHPCFRDEFIHPNALAPMMTAARAAFGLTGYVAAMPT, encoded by the coding sequence ATGCAGCAGTTATTGCACCGGGGTGCTGCGGTGATGCAGCACCGTGAAGAAACCCTGGACATGTCCTGGGACGATTTGAAACTGTTTTTAGCTTGCGCAAAATATAAAAGCTTCCGCAACGCCGCCGAGGAGCTCGGGCTCACCTCCACCACCCTGATGCGCAGGATCGACCGGCTCGAAGAGAGCATCGACTGCAAGCTGTTCCTGCGCGACCAGAGCGGGCTCACGCTCAGCGACGAAGGCAGCGCGATGATCGCCGACGTCGCGCACATGGAGCGTCATGCCTTCAATGTGTTCCGGCGTGCTTCGCGATCGTCGAACGATATGTCAGGCACCGTGCGCGTCGCGGTGACGGAAGGCCCCGGAAATTTCTGGATTCTGCCGCGACTGATCGATTTCCAGAAAACCTATCGCAAGATCACCGTCGACCTGCGCTGCGCGATGGAACAGGCCGACGTCGCGCGGCTCGAATCCGATATCGCGATCCAGCTCGAGCCGCCGACCAATCCCGATCTGATCGTCGCCAAGCTCGGCCGCCTGCACATCTATCCCTTCGTCTCCAAGGAGTACGAAAACCTCTACGGCGTGCCCGCGACCCTGGCCGAGCTGAAGAACCACCGCATCATCAAGCAGAGCGCTCCGCAGGTCGACGACGGCGCCTACGCCCGCGTGCTCGGACTGAAGTCGCTCGAGGGCATCGTCGGGATCAAGACCAACTCCTCGGTCGGCGTGCTCTATGCGGTGGAGCGCGGCGCCGGCATCGGATTCCTGCCGACGGTTTCGATCGCGCTCGGCGCCCCGCTGGTTGCCGTCGATCTCGGCGTCAGCCACCACGCCGATCTCTGGCTCACCTATCATAAGGAGTTCCGCGCCTCCGAGCGCCACAAGATCGTGGTCGATTGGCTGAAGAAAATCTTCGATCCCAAGATCCATCCCTGTTTCCGCGACGAGTTCATCCACCCGAACGCGCTGGCGCCGATGATGACGGCCGCGCGCGCGGCCTTTGGATTGACGGGTTATGTCGCGGCAATGCCGACTTAA
- a CDS encoding autotransporter outer membrane beta-barrel domain-containing protein: protein MCCISQPSETRQAIRLNRVRWIAAAVAFALIMVLSTTSGFAQSPTPTPTPTPTPSPTPIPMPIPMPTATNYDQSAGNSSLNLGSNFLERLGNQASGGVNRAFRTNPGGGGASASTEDPRYRTWFEGYGISVRTDAQGDFVGDKRKTFGGVAGFGARLAPGVNLGFSVDQSHTDIDVPLALQSATLDLTQLGFSGSVDKGPWTWTFAVVHGFGKVRSSRDTGLGLATAGYRAAIDGALTEISYYWTKDQMRIVPKGALEYVRATSVAFQEVGGLDPLNVGSTALSRARVMIGAEIGRYFIFDQKILDLSAYGKFVDNFYQNLGSVQVSLGTQSIVVPGIGESRYGTDAGASASLSLTNTARLYVNYDGKFRNELTSHQGTVGFEYRW, encoded by the coding sequence ATGTGCTGCATTTCGCAGCCCTCAGAGACACGGCAGGCGATCAGGCTGAACCGCGTCCGCTGGATCGCGGCTGCCGTGGCGTTTGCTCTCATCATGGTACTGTCGACGACATCAGGCTTTGCGCAGAGTCCCACGCCCACGCCGACCCCGACACCCACGCCGTCACCGACGCCGATTCCGATGCCAATTCCGATGCCGACCGCGACCAATTACGACCAGTCGGCCGGCAACAGCTCGCTCAATCTCGGCTCGAATTTCCTGGAGCGGCTCGGAAACCAGGCATCTGGCGGCGTCAACCGGGCGTTTCGGACCAATCCCGGCGGCGGCGGCGCGTCGGCGAGCACGGAAGACCCGCGCTACCGCACCTGGTTCGAGGGTTATGGCATCTCGGTCCGGACGGATGCGCAAGGAGACTTTGTCGGCGACAAGCGCAAGACGTTTGGCGGTGTCGCAGGCTTTGGCGCGCGGCTCGCGCCGGGTGTCAATCTCGGCTTCTCCGTCGACCAGAGCCACACCGATATCGACGTGCCGCTCGCACTTCAGTCCGCCACGCTGGATCTGACGCAACTCGGCTTCAGCGGCTCGGTCGACAAGGGCCCCTGGACCTGGACCTTCGCGGTGGTGCACGGCTTCGGCAAGGTCCGCTCCAGCCGGGATACTGGCCTGGGACTTGCGACCGCGGGTTATCGCGCCGCAATCGACGGCGCGCTGACCGAGATCAGCTATTACTGGACCAAGGACCAGATGCGCATCGTGCCCAAGGGCGCACTGGAATATGTCCGCGCCACCAGCGTCGCGTTCCAGGAGGTTGGCGGCCTCGATCCACTCAATGTCGGCTCGACGGCGCTCTCGCGCGCGCGCGTCATGATCGGAGCCGAGATCGGGCGCTACTTCATCTTCGACCAGAAGATCCTGGACCTGTCCGCCTACGGCAAGTTCGTCGACAATTTCTATCAGAACCTGGGATCGGTGCAGGTCAGCCTCGGGACCCAGAGCATCGTCGTGCCCGGCATCGGCGAGAGCCGCTACGGTACGGATGCAGGCGCCTCGGCCTCGCTCAGCCTGACCAACACGGCGCGGCTCTACGTCAACTACGACGGCAAGTTCCGCAACGAGCTGACGTCGCACCAGGGCACGGTCGGCTTCGAATATCGGTGGTGA
- a CDS encoding cold-shock protein: protein MPQKGTVKWFNPTKGYGFIKPNGSDKDVFVHISAVERAGLSTLNENQVVEYDLVENRGKASAENLKVS, encoded by the coding sequence ATGCCGCAAAAGGGCACCGTCAAATGGTTCAACCCGACCAAGGGCTATGGGTTCATCAAGCCGAACGGCAGTGACAAGGACGTCTTCGTCCACATCTCCGCCGTCGAGCGCGCCGGACTCTCGACCCTCAATGAAAATCAGGTGGTTGAATACGATCTCGTGGAGAACCGCGGCAAGGCATCCGCGGAGAACCTCAAGGTTTCCTGA